In Alkalihalobacillus sp. AL-G, the genomic stretch TTATCGATACGGCGTGATTCGTGACGCTCTGTACCGAGAATGTGAAGTCCGCCAGCTTCGATGACACCATTGCCAAGCTTGATGTCCGTACCACGACCGGCCATGTTTGTCGCAATCGTAACCGCGCCCTTTTGACCAGCATCCTCAATGATCTGAGCTTCACGACCATGGTTTTTCGCGTTCAATACGTTATGCGGGACGCCTTTTTTCTTTAGATGCTTTGCAATAAGCTCAGACGTTTCAACCGCAACCGTACCGACCAACACAGGCTGACCTTTTTGGTGGCGATCCGCGATTTCATTCACAACGGCACGGAATTTACCCTCCGTTGTTTTATAAATCAAATCAGCACGATCTTCACGCGCAATCGGCTTATTCGTCGGAATCACGATAACGTTCATATTATAAATGTTGCGGAATTCTTCTTCTTCCGTTTTCGCTGTACCTGTCATACCTGACAGCTTGTTGTACATACGGAAGTAGTTCTGGAACGTGATGGTCGCAAGTGTCATCGACTCTCGCTGAATGTCGAGACCCTCTTTCGCTTCAATCGCCTGGTGCAACCCATCGCTATAACGACGACCTGCCATCAAACGCCCGGTAAACGGGTCAACAATGACGACTTCGCCTTCCTGAACGACGTAATCTGTATCCCGATGCATAGCAACGTGTGCTTTTAACGCCTGATTAATGTGATGGTTAATTGACACATTCGAAATATCAAACAGGTTTTCTACGTTAAAAAACTTTTCAGCCTTAGACATACCTTCTTCAGTCAGCTGAACGTTTTTCGTTTTTATATCAAAGGTGTAATCTTCTTCTTTTTTCACTTGATGAATGAATTGATTCGCGATTCGGTACAGTTCCGTCGATTTTGCCGAGCTTCCGGAGATGATGAGCGGTGTACGGGCTTCGTCAATTAAAATCGAGTCAACCTCATCGACGATCGCATAATTAAGCGGCCGCTGAACCATTTCTTCCTTATATAAAACCATGTTGTCACGGAGATAGTCGAAACCAAGCTCGTTATTCGTCGCGTACGTGATATCGGCAGCGTAGGCTTCCTTCTTCTCCTCTTTCGACATGCCGGTTACGTTCAAGCCAACCGTCAGTCCAAGATACTTATAAATTTCGCCCATCTGCTCAGCGTCACGAGCTGCAAGGTATTCGTTGACCGTTACGAGATGAACACCCTTACCTTCGAGCGCATTCAAATAGACCGGCATTGTCGCAACGAGCGTTTTACCTTCACCGGTTTTCATTTCAGAAATATTTCCTTCATGCAAGGAAACCGCACCCATGATCTGAACAGGATATGGTCGTTCTCCACGTACTCGGGTTGCTGCCTCACGAACAACAGCAAATGCTTCAATTAGAATATCATCTAGTGTCTCCCCGTTCTTAAGACGGGATCTGAATTCATCTGTTTTCGCACGAAGCTGTTCATGTGAAAGCTTTTCCAATTCTGGCCCGAGCGCTTCCACCTCGTCCGCATACTTTTGAAGACGACCAATTTGACGATCGTTACCAGTTGGGAAAATCTTTTTAATCATACCAATCATTTAGTTATGCACCTCTATTTATAAACAGATAGTTTTGAAAATTCTTCTTAAATTGGGTTAGACGCAGAACCTGCATCAAGCTGAATGGTTACAACCTACCCTATTGTATAAAATTAGTCCATGTTTTATTTTAACAGTTTGAACGGGTAAGGACAAGAATTCGTGCGGTTTATGTGAAGTGCAATCCTCTCTTCATAAGGGGATCATTATACAATGGAGCAAAAATACAGTTTAAGGTCAGCTCACAATTATAGGATATGTACAGCTTTATGGTGAAAAATTTATGGTATTATGAATGCAAATAAAAATAGGAGGTTAATCGTGATCTTCGGTTTCTTTTATATCTTCACGGCTGTTTTAAGCATTATGATGACCATTTTACTTTTATACTTAGGGGAAAAATTCAAATCCACCTCACCATTCTTTGTTGCTAGCTTAATTTATATGCCAATAACGTTTTTTGCTTGGAAGATGGAAGTATACTTTTTTTCATAGCCAGTATTCTTGTACAGATTTACCTGCTCATCCATACATACGCTAAGTATAAAATGTTCAAAGCTTCCGAATGATTTTTTTACTATAGAGTCGATGTCCTTCGTAGCGGTGCGTAAAAATATGTACTGAAGTTGAACTGTTAATTGCTATTTATAACGTTTGCTGAAAAAATTATAATATATTTCCGGAATTTGGAGGTTACCGATGCTATTTATTATTTACTATTATATTTTTATTTTTGTTTCACTCCTCATTTTGACGATTATACTTTTTTATTTAGGCAAAAAGTTCGAATCTTCTTTACCATTCTTTGTGGCCTGCCTGTTGTGGACTCCGATCACATTTTTCGCATTTAAGTTCGACAGATTTATAATCATACTGCTCTGTACCCTATGGCAAGGTTATCTATTAACATACGCATATCAAATGTACAAAATGCTTAAAGAGACTTAACAAAATTCCTGGTGAAATTGTAAAAGGGACTGGCTCCGATTTAATCTGTACCCCTTGTAAAGGACAATTTTAAAAAAGGCTAGGCTGCGTTAAGAAGATGATCTCTGTATTGAACGGGGGTCATCTTTTTCATATTCCATTGGTATCTATAGGAGTTGTAGTATTTAATGGCAGTTTTTACTTCCCGTTTAAGATCTTTCAGTGTTTTACAGGATTTTATTTCAGCTAAATCTTTGAAATGACCAAAAAAGGATTCCTGTGGGGCGTTGTCCCAACAATTCCCCCTTCTGGACATGGACTGGCCCAGTCGATGTTTCTTCACCAACTTTTGATATACAGGGCTGGTATAATGACTCCCTTGATCAGAATGGATGTAGGCTCCTTTAGCCAGTTTAACCTTCCTATTCTTCTTTAACTTCTTAAGCGTGTCCATAGCGATGTCGAGCGTAATTCGATCCGAAACATTATGGGCCAATACTTCATTGGTAGAGGCATCTATAATGGTTGATAAATAAGCCCTTTCCCCTTTCCCGAAGTAGAGATATGTGATGTCTGTAAGCAGCACCTTATAAGGTACTTCCTGTTTGAACTCTCTGTTAAGCTGGTTCGAAACGACTTTGTGCTCCTGGGTGGCTTTCATAATACGCTTGTAAGGATTCGCTCTCCGGATAGGACATACAATGCCATACTTGTTCATGACTCTCCCGATTCTTTTAAGGTTATAGACAATATTAAATTGACCTGCCAGTATCATTTTAATTTGGCGGGCTCCTTTTTTACGGTTCTTAAAGTGAAAGGCTTTGAGAATAACATCCCGGACAACTTCATCCTTTTTCTCTTTTTCCCTTCTTCGCTTTACTTGTTTCGCTGAAAAATAGTTATAGTAGCCTTGACGAGATACGCCTGCAGATTTACAAAGGTAAGTGATCATGTTTTTTAACTTATATTTCTCAATGACGTATCGAATGAGGACGAACTTCTGATCAGCTGATAAGATCAGTTCTTTTTCTTTAGCCCCCTTTCGGCGAACTTTATCTTTTTTAGCAATTCGTTCTCTGCTTTCAATAAATTATTTTCCGCCTCTAACCTTGCATATTTTTCTTCATTGGAAAGTTCTCTTTTCCTTGGTCTTCCTGATTGTCCTCTTCTTGCATCCTGAAGTCCCAGTGCTCCATTTTTACGATAGGCTTTCCCCCACCTTTCAGCAGAACATTTAATACGTCTAGTTCCAATAATCTCTGTATCAAACCCGTACTCTTCAAAAATCTCTCTAGAGAATTTCCCACGTTCCTTTTGAACAATAAACAGCTGCTTGAATTCATCAGTATAGATGATGGCCTTTGAAGTAACGGACTTAACATAAGGATTTTTTGATAATAGTTCGATCTCTTTTTTTGTGAAGCATTTTTTACTCATGTGTGTTCTCCCATCCCATTTTTCACTCTAATTGTACACAAAAAGACCCTGCAGAGTAGACCTTTTTTAATGTGTCTACTCTACAGGGTACAGATTAATTAAGAGCCAATCCCTTATTTTTATACTTTTTCTATTCGATATCAGGAGCGATCAGTCCGTATTTACCATCTTTTCGTTTGTACACGACGTTCGTTGCACCTGAATCAGCATGTGAAAAGACGAAGAAATTATGACCGAGCATATCCATCTGGAGAATCGCTTCCTGGGTGTCCATTGGTTTTAGATCAAAACGCTTTTGACGGACAACCTGGAAATCATCCTCATCTTCTTCCTCTTCCTCTAAAACAGTCGTCGTTGTAGGTGCAGCACTTCCATTCCCATTTGCAAACGCGAATTTTATTGCACCACCCTGCCGGAACTTGCGGTTTACTTTCGTTTTATACTTACGGATTTGTCGCTCTAATTTTTCAACGACCAAATCAATGGCAGCATACATGTCGTCATGCGTTTCTTCCGCTCGAAGCAATAAGCCCGGCATCGGAATCGTAACCTCGACTAGCTGCTCATTATTGTACACCTTTAGGTTGATATAAACATCTGAATTCGGAGTTCCATCAAAATAACGCTCTAGCTTTTTCACTTTCTTTTCTGCGTAACTTCTTAAAGCAGAAGTCACCTCAATGTTCTCTCCACGAATATTAAAATTCATGCAAAACTCCTCCTTTCGGTGTTTATATATATTTCTCTATACCCCTTAACAATTCCTTCATAAACGTAAAATTCTCGTAAAAATTGCGACAATATTTTTAAGATTCAGTTTTTTAGGTCGAGAGCACGCTAAGTATGGAATTATAAGGGGAGAAAGAACGATTCCATGTCCCTGATTAGACATGTTACTTAAAGGATTCGACAATGCTTGAAGTGTGTTGGGGAGGACGTTATTACCAGATTGATTTCTACCTTCGATCAAGGAATTCCAGGTACCGAAAAACATTTAGCCTTGTAAAAAAACAAATCCCGCTCCTCGGTATAAGAAGCGGGGGGATTGCTTTTAATTCAAACCCTCAAAAAGGAATGTGAATTAAAGCTTTGTTACGTTCGCAGCTTGAGGTCCGCGATTTCCTTCAACTACTTCAAACTCCACGTCTTGGCCTTCTTCAAGAGTCTTGAAGCCTTCAGAGCTGATTGCAGAGTAGTGTACGAATACGTCGTCTTGTCCGTCAACTTCGATGAAACCGAAGCCCTTCTCTGCGTTAAACCATTTTACTTTTCCTTGCATGTAATTCACATTCCTTTCGTATTAAAAAAATCATGTGGAAAAATCCACAATAAAAGTATACAACGGTACAACCTTGAGAGTCAACAATATGAATATGAATAGTCATAAAGCCGTAATTACTGACATTTTTCGATAAAATCAGTGCTCTTTCCTTACTACTTTATCCACCCTTTTTACCGTATTTTCAACCCATTTATTTGGTCGATTTGGTCCAGTCAAGTGGTCAATCAACAATAGCCTTTGATCTTAACGAACAGCCAAAAATCTAATTCAGCTTGCATAACGTTTGGTCCATTTCAATTGGAAAAACCAAGGTGTGCACACGTGTTACATTTTTCATTTTTGCACATCATCGATTTTTTATACGTATTTTCGTCCATTTTTTTAAAATTCAATTATCTAGTCATTAAAATAATGAAATACGATAATAATGAAACAAAGGCTTGTTAAACCTTAATAAGAAAAATTTGCAACCACACAAAAAAGACCAACTCAGCAATATAAACGAGTCAGTCTGTTGATATAATATATAAAGATGAAATATTATCTTCTATTTCCTTTTATCCAAGAACATACCGTCCGCCCTTGCAGATTGATATGGATTAGAGTATTTGGTATTGTTTGTTTTTTTCATCTTAATTTGTTGGACCTGTGTCTTGATCCGGGTCATTTGTTGATCCAAATATGGTTGGATCGACTCATTGATTTGCACGAGTTGCTGACCTATTTCCATTTCGTCTTTAGAGTAGTCACCTGTGAGCTGTTCGATAAGCTTTTGACGTGTTTCTAAGTGCCGACCCAGCTCTTCTAGATACTCATCAGGCGACTCATCCGGCAAACCATTTTTCACATGGTCATAAAGTTCCTCCGTTTGCTTTAACAATGCTTGCACGGAACTCATTAGGCCTGGCCACCTGCTCCATAGTTTGCTTTTCGGTTCATTTGGATTACCTGTTTCCATGTATCGCGAAACTCAATGGTTAACCCCTCGACCTCTTCAATAATCGAAATATCACTTTTTATATTTGCTTCTACTAGGCGACGGTTCATGTAATCATACATTTGCAGCATCTGTTCTCCAACGGCTACTTCGGTATTCAATGTGACCATCAATTCTTGGATGATTTTTTGCGCCTTGATCAGGTTAGTGTTCTTATCTTCGGTCTTGTTATCCTGAATTGCCGTTTTCGCTTGTTTTAAAAATTTCAAACAACCGTTATAGAGCATTAGAGTTAGTTCACCAGGCGAGGCTGTTCCTACACTATTTTGTTGATACGCTTTGTATGGATTGTTTAGAGACATCTTCGTTTAAACAACTCCCTGTAAAGTAGTTGCGGCATTCCTTTAACCGCCGAATTGTTTCATTAAATACATTGATTGCTGGTTCATACGGTTAATCGCTTTTTCCATTGCGGTGAATTGTCGCCAATAGCGATCTTCAATGTCAGTTAGACGCCGCTCAAAAGTGTAAATTTCGTCCTCAATTTCCTCAATGTTTCGACCCATCGTAAATTGTTCGTTTGTTTCTAAAGAGTTGCCTGCTTTCGCTTCAATTTTACCCATCGTTTCAGAAATGGAATCCCGCAGCCGACGCGCAATTCCTTTTTCCGCGTCTGTTGTTCCATCACTCATGAACAATTCATATACTGCATCAGGATCTGCCTCAATTGCTTCCCTTAGCTTACTTTCATTGATTATAAGCTTCCCGCGGTCTTTATAATTACTTGAAGTTTCAATGCCGATTTCCGCTAACTGGTTGAAATCAGGAGAAACGGTCGTACTATTGACTGGTGAATAAAGATCCATACGCATTGAATTCAAGCCACCGGAAAGAATCGGATCACTTCTCAGCATTCCGCTCATTGCTTTTTCTTCCCACAGTTCGATTTCATTATCACTCAGATCTTCACGCTGTTTATCTGTTAAAGGAGGGAAGTCACGATAGCGCTCTTCACTTAGCTCACCATTAACCTTATCAATTGTTTCATTATATTTATCCACAAATTGCACGATTGAATCCAAAATCGTGTCTGAATCCTGAGTAACAGAAATGTTTGCCGAACCTATCCCATTTAACGTATACGAAACATCATTGATCTCAAACGTGTTCGTCTTACGGCTCGTGGCGAATCCGTTGTATTCAAACTGAGCATCGAGACCGGCTGTTTTGATTGCTCCATCCGTTCCATCTATAGTGCCGCTCAGGTTTGTATCTCCTAACTCATAACCTGCCGACGCGTTTGAAAAACCAAGTGCACTGAAAAAATCAGCTGTAGTGGTCGCATCTGCAGTCCCATCATTTGTAATCGAAAGCTTTGCACCGCTTCCGGTATCCTTCATGGTCAATACGACTTTGTTCGTTTCAGAATCGTAGAACGCTGATACCCCGAGATCCGTGTGGGAATTGATTTTCGACATCACGTCTTTAATGGAATCTGTTGTAGGATCAACCGCGATTGTGATATCACTCGCTTGTGACTCCCCTGGTTTTATGACGCTTAATTTCAGGTTAAAACCAGTCGTAAACG encodes the following:
- the secA gene encoding preprotein translocase subunit SecA — translated: MIGMIKKIFPTGNDRQIGRLQKYADEVEALGPELEKLSHEQLRAKTDEFRSRLKNGETLDDILIEAFAVVREAATRVRGERPYPVQIMGAVSLHEGNISEMKTGEGKTLVATMPVYLNALEGKGVHLVTVNEYLAARDAEQMGEIYKYLGLTVGLNVTGMSKEEKKEAYAADITYATNNELGFDYLRDNMVLYKEEMVQRPLNYAIVDEVDSILIDEARTPLIISGSSAKSTELYRIANQFIHQVKKEEDYTFDIKTKNVQLTEEGMSKAEKFFNVENLFDISNVSINHHINQALKAHVAMHRDTDYVVQEGEVVIVDPFTGRLMAGRRYSDGLHQAIEAKEGLDIQRESMTLATITFQNYFRMYNKLSGMTGTAKTEEEEFRNIYNMNVIVIPTNKPIAREDRADLIYKTTEGKFRAVVNEIADRHQKGQPVLVGTVAVETSELIAKHLKKKGVPHNVLNAKNHGREAQIIEDAGQKGAVTIATNMAGRGTDIKLGNGVIEAGGLHILGTERHESRRIDNQLRGRAGRQGDPGSSQFFISMEDELMRRFGSDNMMNMMERLGMEEDQPLESKIVTKAVESAQKRVEGHNFDARKQLLQYDDVMRQQREIIYAQRAEVLDSENLREIVDAMIKSTVERIVEAHTPEEEVHEDWDMKAIIDYGNATFLSEGSVTEKDLRGKEREEIIEHLLDIVKAEYDKKEAEIEPERMREFEKVIVLRSVDRKWMDHIDAMDQLRQGIHLRAYGQNDPLREYQFEGFQMFETMVESIEEEVSTYIMKAQVEKNLQREKVAEGKAVDPKAQEQKKKKPVRKSSNIGRNEPCPCGSGKKYKQCHGA
- a CDS encoding IS3 family transposase (programmed frameshift); translation: MSKKCFTKKEIELLSKNPYVKSVTSKAIIYTDEFKQLFIVQKERGKFSREIFEEYGFDTEIIGTRRIKCSAERWGKAYRKNGALGLQDARRGQSGRPRKRELSNEEKYARLEAENNLLKAENELLKKIKFAERGLKKKELILSADQKFVLIRYVIEKYKLKNMITYLCKSAGVSRQGYYNYFSAKQVKRRREKEKKDEVVRDVILKAFHFKNRKKGARQIKMILAGQFNIVYNLKRIGRVMNKYGIVCPIRRANPYKRIMKATQEHKVVSNQLNREFKQEVPYKVLLTDITYLYFGKGERAYLSTIIDASTNEVLAHNVSDRITLDIAMDTLKKLKKNRKVKLAKGAYIHSDQGSHYTSPVYQKLVKKHRLGQSMSRRGNCWDNAPQESFFGHFKDLAEIKSCKTLKDLKREVKTAIKYYNSYRYQWNMKKMTPVQYRDHLLNAA
- the hpf gene encoding ribosome hibernation-promoting factor, HPF/YfiA family yields the protein MNFNIRGENIEVTSALRSYAEKKVKKLERYFDGTPNSDVYINLKVYNNEQLVEVTIPMPGLLLRAEETHDDMYAAIDLVVEKLERQIRKYKTKVNRKFRQGGAIKFAFANGNGSAAPTTTTVLEEEEEDEDDFQVVRQKRFDLKPMDTQEAILQMDMLGHNFFVFSHADSGATNVVYKRKDGKYGLIAPDIE
- a CDS encoding cold shock domain-containing protein; this translates as MQGKVKWFNAEKGFGFIEVDGQDDVFVHYSAISSEGFKTLEEGQDVEFEVVEGNRGPQAANVTKL
- the fliS gene encoding flagellar export chaperone FliS produces the protein MSLNNPYKAYQQNSVGTASPGELTLMLYNGCLKFLKQAKTAIQDNKTEDKNTNLIKAQKIIQELMVTLNTEVAVGEQMLQMYDYMNRRLVEANIKSDISIIEEVEGLTIEFRDTWKQVIQMNRKANYGAGGQA
- a CDS encoding flagellar hook-associated protein 2 is translated as MRIGGLASGMDIDKLVSDLMKAERIPLDKMEQEMQRLVWKRDDYREMNMLLRDLDNSIFDGIFRQSTYLTKSVTSSNEAAVTATAGSTATNTTTTINVTQLAKAAMYNSETAVTDNNGNAVDGDTNLDQVTFSGGQAFTTGFNLKLSVIKPGESQASDITIAVDPTTDSIKDVMSKINSHTDLGVSAFYDSETNKVVLTMKDTGSGAKLSITNDGTADATTTADFFSALGFSNASAGYELGDTNLSGTIDGTDGAIKTAGLDAQFEYNGFATSRKTNTFEINDVSYTLNGIGSANISVTQDSDTILDSIVQFVDKYNETIDKVNGELSEERYRDFPPLTDKQREDLSDNEIELWEEKAMSGMLRSDPILSGGLNSMRMDLYSPVNSTTVSPDFNQLAEIGIETSSNYKDRGKLIINESKLREAIEADPDAVYELFMSDGTTDAEKGIARRLRDSISETMGKIEAKAGNSLETNEQFTMGRNIEEIEDEIYTFERRLTDIEDRYWRQFTAMEKAINRMNQQSMYLMKQFGG